One part of the Desulfonema ishimotonii genome encodes these proteins:
- a CDS encoding SLC13 family permease, translating into MMTPDMMLTMLVLIFVIVLFVFEWVRVDVVGILMMVLLPLIGLITPKEAFVGLSSNAVCSIIAVIIIGAGLDKTGVMNHVARPIIRLAGSSEKKIITLIAGTVGIISSMMQNIGAAALFLPAAQRISKRTGVPVAHILMPMGFCAIIGGTITLVGASPTILLNDLMVVGGKKLAPFGLFTQAPIGLCLLACAILYFVIFGKFILPAGGGDSDKGVTARLMAEYQGLDNIFEVHVPPNFEGSATIEELDIRARYLVAVVAISNAARKEKNFVPRSTDRISGGDDLAITGSEKNVRKLAEDCGWEVRDGLDVFTESLARTSAGMAETVVSPRSELIGKTMKEVNFKELYGLNPVVLFKGNKLFYSGLTHIRLQMGDTVLLQGPWERFHILKNRPHPSALTFTTPLEGEILRPRKAGLALLWFAVALLQIVVFNVQLSVALMSGALGMIITGVLSVDEAYQSVDWMTVFLLAGLIPLGIAFEKTGTAGFIAQNVLKLIGTPSPLMLLAVIGIMTSFFTLVISNVGAAVLLVPLCMNMAIMAGGDPRMAALVVGLSASNTFVLPTHQVNALVMRPGGYRTVDYAKAGMVMTVLFLFVELAMIHFFY; encoded by the coding sequence ATGATGACGCCGGACATGATGTTGACAATGCTCGTGCTGATTTTTGTCATTGTATTGTTTGTATTTGAATGGGTACGTGTCGATGTGGTGGGCATCCTGATGATGGTGCTGCTTCCCCTGATCGGACTGATCACGCCCAAAGAGGCGTTTGTGGGGCTGAGCAGTAATGCCGTCTGCTCCATCATCGCAGTGATTATCATCGGGGCCGGGCTGGATAAGACCGGCGTGATGAATCATGTGGCCCGGCCCATTATCCGGCTTGCCGGGAGCAGTGAGAAAAAGATCATCACCCTGATCGCCGGCACTGTGGGCATTATCTCCAGCATGATGCAGAACATCGGCGCGGCGGCCCTGTTTCTGCCTGCGGCCCAGCGGATTTCAAAGCGGACCGGCGTTCCGGTTGCCCACATCCTGATGCCGATGGGATTCTGTGCCATTATCGGCGGCACGATCACGCTGGTCGGCGCCAGCCCCACCATCCTGCTGAACGACCTCATGGTGGTGGGCGGAAAGAAACTGGCCCCCTTCGGTCTGTTCACCCAGGCCCCCATCGGCCTCTGTCTCCTGGCCTGCGCCATCCTCTATTTCGTGATTTTCGGAAAGTTCATCCTTCCTGCCGGCGGCGGCGATTCGGACAAAGGGGTCACGGCCCGGCTCATGGCGGAATACCAGGGGCTGGACAATATCTTCGAGGTTCATGTGCCGCCGAATTTCGAGGGCAGCGCCACCATAGAAGAACTGGACATCCGGGCCCGGTATCTGGTGGCCGTCGTCGCCATCAGCAATGCGGCCAGAAAGGAGAAAAATTTTGTCCCCCGCAGTACGGACAGAATTTCAGGCGGGGATGATCTGGCCATCACGGGCAGTGAAAAGAACGTGCGGAAGCTGGCCGAGGATTGCGGATGGGAGGTGCGGGACGGTCTGGATGTCTTTACCGAAAGCCTTGCCCGGACCAGCGCGGGCATGGCCGAAACCGTGGTCTCCCCCCGGTCAGAGCTGATCGGCAAAACCATGAAAGAGGTCAACTTCAAGGAACTTTACGGGCTGAACCCGGTCGTACTGTTCAAGGGAAACAAGCTGTTTTACAGCGGTCTGACCCATATCCGCCTTCAAATGGGGGACACCGTGCTGCTTCAGGGACCGTGGGAACGGTTCCACATCCTGAAAAACCGCCCTCACCCCAGCGCCCTCACCTTCACCACCCCCCTGGAAGGGGAGATCCTCCGGCCCCGGAAGGCCGGTCTGGCGCTGCTCTGGTTTGCCGTGGCCCTGCTTCAGATCGTCGTCTTCAATGTTCAGCTTTCGGTGGCCCTGATGTCCGGGGCACTGGGGATGATCATTACGGGCGTCCTCTCCGTGGATGAGGCGTATCAGTCCGTGGACTGGATGACGGTTTTCCTGCTGGCCGGGCTGATCCCCCTGGGGATTGCCTTTGAAAAAACAGGCACTGCCGGGTTCATCGCCCAGAACGTCCTGAAGCTGATCGGGACGCCTTCCCCTCTCATGCTTCTGGCCGTGATCGGTATTATGACCTCGTTCTTCACCCTGGTGATCTCCAACGTCGGGGCGGCGGTGCTGCTGGTGCCCCTCTGTATGAACATGGCGATCATGGCGGGGGGGGATCCGCGTATGGCGGCCCTGGTGGTGGGACTTTCCGCCTCCAACACCTTTGTCCTGCCCACCCACCAGGTCAACGCCCTGGTAATGCGGCCCGGCGGCTACCGGACCGTAGACTATGCAAAGGCCGGAATGGTGATGACGGTGCTGTTTCTGTTTGTCGAGCTTGCGATGATCCATTTCTTCTATTAG
- a CDS encoding transglutaminase TgpA family protein, with translation MSRAYASDLRPVLGALLLASAPHVTIVPLWVTCWCLLLWGYVAAAPVKGWPRPSKAVLAVMTFGGFYGALISYGGALYSDTYVAMLAVMSALKPLEIESYRDRMVTLFLAYFLIISGLLYTDALGMTLYMFASVLVTTAVLIHLHHPSGTVRHKFRLAGRLMVQALPMMCLLFVLFPRVQSSFLGLTRQSGGTSGFSDRMAPGSISAIVNSDEIAFRAQFISPVPPPEKRYWRGIVFLFFDGRGWYRGMSVPATRKPVFMKSPVEYAITLEPHRERWLFALDLPGTVPEKSVILSDNTLISRHPVDDRKLYRMTSYLDCNTGPFQQWEQITQKLPPDGNPEARHLAATWAQNAKVPGAIVAAALNFFRENEFVYTLRPPLLGKDSVDDFLFRTRKGYCEHYASAFTFLMRAANVPARVVGGYLGGELNPYGNYLIVRQADAHAWAEVWLPGKGWTRVDPTAVVAPERLTGLPETVLGDDALPDLFRLPDLGALSDYLTLVRLGWDAVNTYWFLWVMGYSFQDQSSLLAKLGIHTDSWKWILQTVMLAAGGLLILTLFFAIGLYRKSAARPDEIQQIYNRFCKKLSKGVLPRGPSQGPRDYAEQVIAARPDLKDAVNGITSLYIRLRYGPAPDADMLKAFRSEVRHFSLSSAGKDRTHES, from the coding sequence GTGAGCCGGGCATATGCGTCAGATCTCCGGCCTGTCTTGGGGGCGCTGCTGCTGGCCAGCGCCCCCCATGTCACCATCGTGCCGCTCTGGGTGACGTGCTGGTGTCTCCTGCTGTGGGGATATGTGGCCGCGGCGCCGGTAAAGGGCTGGCCCCGGCCCTCCAAAGCGGTGCTGGCCGTGATGACCTTCGGCGGCTTTTACGGGGCACTGATCTCCTATGGCGGGGCGCTCTACAGTGACACCTATGTGGCCATGCTGGCGGTCATGTCCGCTCTCAAGCCTCTGGAGATCGAATCCTACCGGGACAGGATGGTGACGCTGTTTCTCGCCTATTTCCTGATCATCTCCGGCCTGCTCTACACAGACGCCCTGGGGATGACCCTCTACATGTTCGCATCGGTCCTGGTCACGACTGCGGTCCTGATCCATCTTCACCACCCGTCAGGAACGGTGCGGCATAAATTCCGGCTGGCCGGCCGCCTCATGGTTCAGGCCCTTCCCATGATGTGTCTCCTTTTCGTCCTCTTTCCACGGGTGCAGAGCAGTTTTCTCGGGCTGACCCGGCAGAGCGGGGGCACCTCGGGGTTTTCGGACAGAATGGCCCCCGGCAGTATCTCCGCCATTGTAAACAGCGATGAGATTGCCTTCCGGGCACAGTTCATCAGCCCGGTCCCGCCGCCGGAAAAACGGTACTGGCGGGGCATTGTGTTTCTGTTCTTTGACGGGCGGGGCTGGTACCGGGGAATGTCAGTCCCGGCCACCCGGAAACCGGTTTTCATGAAAAGCCCGGTCGAGTATGCCATTACCCTGGAGCCCCACAGGGAGCGCTGGCTCTTTGCCCTGGATCTGCCCGGAACCGTGCCGGAAAAAAGCGTCATTCTGAGCGATAACACCCTGATCTCACGTCATCCCGTGGACGACCGCAAGCTCTACCGGATGACCTCTTATCTCGACTGCAACACCGGCCCGTTTCAGCAGTGGGAACAGATCACACAGAAACTGCCCCCGGACGGCAACCCCGAAGCGCGGCATCTGGCCGCCACCTGGGCGCAAAACGCCAAAGTGCCGGGGGCGATCGTTGCAGCAGCCCTGAATTTTTTCCGGGAAAACGAATTTGTCTACACCCTGAGACCGCCGCTGCTCGGCAAGGACTCTGTTGACGACTTTCTGTTCCGCACCCGGAAGGGGTATTGCGAACACTACGCCTCGGCGTTCACCTTTCTCATGCGGGCGGCCAACGTGCCGGCCCGCGTCGTGGGCGGATATCTCGGCGGGGAGCTGAACCCCTACGGCAACTACCTGATTGTGCGGCAGGCCGATGCCCACGCCTGGGCCGAGGTCTGGCTCCCCGGCAAGGGGTGGACCCGCGTGGACCCCACCGCCGTTGTGGCCCCGGAGCGGCTGACGGGGCTGCCGGAAACGGTATTGGGGGACGACGCCCTGCCCGACCTGTTCCGGCTGCCCGATCTGGGGGCACTGTCGGACTATCTGACGCTGGTCCGGCTGGGGTGGGATGCGGTCAACACCTACTGGTTCCTGTGGGTGATGGGCTATTCCTTTCAGGATCAGAGCAGCCTTCTGGCGAAGCTCGGCATCCACACCGACTCGTGGAAATGGATTCTTCAGACGGTGATGCTGGCGGCCGGCGGCCTTCTGATACTGACCCTTTTTTTCGCCATCGGGCTTTACAGAAAGTCCGCGGCCCGGCCGGATGAGATTCAGCAGATCTACAACCGGTTCTGTAAAAAACTGTCAAAGGGCGTCCTCCCCAGAGGCCCGTCCCAGGGCCCCCGGGATTATGCGGAACAGGTCATCGCCGCCCGGCCTGATCTGAAGGATGCGGTGAACGGGATTACCTCGCTTTACATCCGCCTTCGCTACGGACCTGCCCCCGATGCCGATATGCTGAAAGCCTTCCGGTCAGAGGTCAGACACTTTTCCCTTTCATCCGCCGGGAAAGACCGGACGCACGAGTCCTGA
- the bioB gene encoding biotin synthase BioB yields MSSREFLDIAEEIIAGKSPDIKMLAQLARTPDQRVFEMLAGAYHIRNRHFGNAVHLCNICNGKSGKCSEDCAFCSQSAFSASSDVPVYPLLPGPELRKGAEFTGRTPIHRYSVVTSGRRLPKNEVAKIAEAFSEMDSENTAYCASLGILDTEDLRHLKAAGVTRYHHNLETARSHFNTVCTTHTYQERVETIHAAKAAGLSVCSGGLFGIGETDAQVLELALDLKALDVDAVPLNFLVPMKGTRMEGRRSLSPLRCLKIIALFRYVLPDKDILVCGGRLANLKSLHPLIFYAGASGMMTGNYLTTTGQTLGNDLDLIEQLGLTVSP; encoded by the coding sequence TTGAGTTCCAGAGAGTTTCTTGATATTGCAGAAGAGATTATCGCGGGAAAATCCCCGGATATAAAAATGTTAGCGCAACTTGCCAGGACCCCGGACCAGCGGGTTTTCGAAATGCTGGCCGGCGCCTACCACATCCGAAACCGCCATTTCGGCAATGCGGTTCATCTGTGCAACATCTGTAACGGCAAATCGGGCAAATGCTCGGAAGACTGCGCGTTCTGTTCCCAGTCGGCCTTTTCCGCCAGCTCGGATGTGCCGGTCTATCCGCTCCTTCCCGGTCCGGAGCTTCGGAAAGGGGCTGAATTTACGGGCAGGACACCGATTCACCGCTATTCCGTTGTCACCAGCGGCAGACGGCTGCCCAAAAACGAGGTGGCAAAAATCGCCGAGGCCTTTTCGGAGATGGATTCTGAAAATACGGCCTATTGCGCCTCCCTGGGCATACTCGACACCGAGGATCTCCGCCATCTGAAAGCCGCAGGCGTGACCCGGTATCACCATAACCTGGAGACAGCCCGGAGCCATTTCAACACCGTCTGCACCACCCATACATATCAGGAGCGGGTGGAAACCATCCACGCCGCCAAAGCGGCAGGCCTGTCCGTCTGTTCGGGCGGACTTTTCGGCATCGGTGAGACCGACGCACAGGTGCTTGAACTGGCCCTGGATCTGAAAGCGCTGGATGTGGACGCGGTACCGCTCAACTTCCTGGTGCCCATGAAGGGGACACGGATGGAAGGCCGGAGATCACTGAGTCCCCTCCGCTGCCTGAAGATCATCGCCCTGTTCCGGTATGTGCTGCCGGACAAAGACATTCTGGTGTGCGGCGGACGTCTTGCGAATTTAAAAAGCCTGCACCCCCTGATCTTTTACGCCGGGGCCAGCGGCATGATGACCGGCAATTATCTGACCACAACCGGACAGACGCTGGGGAACGATCTGGATCTGATCGAACAGCTCGGCCTGACGGTTTCCCCGTGA
- a CDS encoding sensor histidine kinase, translating to MQISLRKKIYIHFCVFMAVNGLIWFLSYYGDYELNQKLQIIDKKNDLLSTVLEARRYEKNFFLDGDRAHLKQAIAYVDAIEYKLRHIINAHGKYTLTRDFNPKLADIRAYDHALQQLLATTDAGVRTGKAPEESVAVHKKISEMGHRITEDFDQLVRQERLHVRRLIGRSRFGFFSSMGALLLLSVLTTLFLIFNVTGPLKSIEDAIHKIAKGDYTSIPTVKAGYEFESLVSSLNEMINELNRRGEHLVQMEKLASLGTLTSGVAHELNNPLNNISTSLQILMEELEDADLTFKREMLAEAGQQVDRARDIVRALLEFARQSAFSRKPVYIRTLVDKTIGLIRSEIPGNISLSVGVPEKTEACVDPARIQQVLINLMMNGIHAMTDSGGVLDIRCHMCEAENALCLQIQDRGVGIPEENRSRIFDPFFTTKGVGKGSGLGLSVSHGIIEQHGGRIEVDSVPGRGTTFNIYLPCQEDK from the coding sequence ATGCAAATCAGCCTGAGAAAAAAAATATATATCCATTTCTGCGTGTTCATGGCCGTGAACGGACTGATCTGGTTTTTAAGCTATTACGGCGATTATGAACTGAACCAGAAGCTTCAGATCATTGACAAGAAAAACGATCTGCTCAGCACGGTTCTGGAAGCCCGGCGATATGAGAAAAATTTTTTTCTGGATGGTGACAGGGCCCATCTGAAACAGGCTATCGCCTATGTGGACGCGATTGAATACAAGCTGAGGCACATTATCAACGCACACGGGAAATATACCCTGACCCGGGATTTCAACCCGAAGCTGGCCGATATCCGCGCCTATGACCATGCATTACAGCAGTTACTGGCAACGACGGATGCGGGTGTGCGCACCGGGAAAGCGCCGGAGGAAAGCGTTGCCGTTCACAAAAAAATCAGTGAGATGGGCCACAGGATTACGGAAGACTTTGACCAGCTGGTCAGACAGGAACGCCTGCATGTCCGTCGCCTGATTGGCCGATCCCGGTTCGGTTTCTTCAGCTCCATGGGCGCCCTGCTGCTGCTGTCGGTCCTGACAACCCTTTTTCTGATTTTCAACGTCACCGGTCCGCTGAAGTCCATTGAGGATGCGATCCACAAAATCGCAAAGGGCGATTATACGAGCATTCCCACGGTAAAGGCCGGATATGAGTTTGAATCCCTTGTGAGCAGCCTCAATGAGATGATCAATGAGCTGAACCGCCGCGGCGAACACCTGGTTCAGATGGAAAAACTGGCCTCCCTGGGCACACTGACCTCCGGCGTGGCCCACGAGCTGAACAATCCCCTGAACAACATCTCCACATCGCTCCAGATCCTAATGGAAGAGCTGGAGGATGCGGACCTGACCTTTAAACGGGAGATGCTGGCCGAAGCCGGGCAACAGGTGGACCGGGCCAGGGACATTGTCCGTGCGCTGCTGGAATTCGCCCGCCAGAGCGCTTTCAGCCGGAAACCGGTATACATCCGGACCCTGGTGGACAAGACCATCGGCCTGATCCGGAGCGAAATACCGGGAAACATTTCCCTCAGCGTGGGGGTTCCCGAGAAGACCGAGGCCTGCGTCGATCCTGCCCGCATCCAGCAGGTGCTGATCAACCTGATGATGAACGGTATTCATGCCATGACCGATTCGGGCGGTGTGCTGGACATCCGGTGCCACATGTGCGAAGCGGAAAACGCCCTGTGTCTTCAGATTCAGGACAGGGGGGTCGGCATCCCCGAAGAAAACCGCTCCCGGATTTTCGACCCCTTCTTTACGACAAAGGGCGTGGGAAAGGGCTCCGGGCTGGGACTTTCGGTCAGCCACGGCATTATCGAACAGCATGGCGGACGCATTGAGGTCGATAGCGTGCCGGGCCGGGGAACCACATTCAATATCTATTTACCCTGCCAGGAAGACAAATGA
- a CDS encoding sigma-54-dependent transcriptional regulator: MTEPEQGIILVVEDEEIARRNLAHILTKEGYGVITAESGVKALELIAGQTFDLVITDLKMDRVDGNQVLARTRILQPYTEVIMITGYATVDSAVRAMRDGAYSYIAKPYRIDAVRKMAGEAILKRRLRLENLALKDAAGQIPSIVGRSRAMTDIQKTVRQIAPSDANLLLLGESGTGKELIARAVHRLSPRREKPFLAFNCGSFAEDLMANELFGHEKGAFTGAVQARAGLLESADGGTVFLDEVGDMPVTMQVKLLRVIQEKEFLRVGGVSPVAVDVRFIAATHRDLKEDMEKKLFRQDLYYRLNVITLHLPSLKERDGDIPLLAQHFLVQKVRAMKKDIREINREAMNLLCRYGWPGNVRELENVIERAVALENGTTLTPEDLPDDLRSLSAETYRQNDAAIPSLEEQEKRYIQWVMEKCGGNKTQAARVMGIARVSLWRKLKRYGLETPAS, encoded by the coding sequence ATGACAGAACCGGAACAGGGGATCATCCTGGTCGTTGAGGATGAGGAGATTGCCAGAAGGAATCTGGCGCATATTCTGACAAAAGAGGGGTATGGCGTCATCACGGCGGAAAGCGGCGTGAAGGCCCTTGAGCTGATCGCCGGACAGACCTTTGATCTGGTGATCACCGATCTGAAAATGGACCGGGTGGACGGCAACCAGGTTCTGGCCAGAACACGGATACTTCAGCCCTACACAGAGGTCATTATGATCACCGGGTATGCCACCGTCGATTCGGCAGTGAGGGCAATGCGGGACGGTGCCTATTCGTATATTGCCAAGCCGTACCGGATCGATGCCGTCCGCAAAATGGCCGGGGAGGCAATTCTGAAACGCCGTCTCCGGCTGGAAAATCTGGCGCTGAAAGACGCCGCCGGGCAGATTCCTTCCATCGTGGGCCGGAGCCGCGCCATGACAGACATCCAGAAAACCGTCCGGCAGATCGCACCGTCCGATGCCAATCTCCTCCTTCTGGGGGAGAGCGGGACCGGAAAAGAACTGATCGCCCGTGCGGTTCACCGGCTCAGCCCCCGGCGGGAAAAGCCGTTCCTGGCCTTTAACTGCGGCTCCTTTGCGGAGGATCTGATGGCAAACGAGCTGTTCGGCCATGAAAAGGGGGCCTTTACCGGCGCGGTTCAGGCCCGTGCCGGACTCCTGGAATCGGCTGACGGCGGGACGGTTTTTTTAGATGAGGTGGGGGACATGCCCGTGACCATGCAGGTCAAGCTGCTTCGGGTCATTCAGGAAAAAGAGTTCCTGCGGGTCGGCGGGGTCAGCCCGGTTGCCGTTGATGTCCGGTTTATCGCAGCCACGCACCGTGACCTGAAAGAGGATATGGAGAAAAAGCTTTTCCGGCAGGATCTCTACTACCGCCTCAACGTTATTACCCTTCATCTGCCCTCCCTGAAAGAGCGGGACGGGGATATCCCCCTGCTGGCGCAGCATTTTCTGGTTCAGAAAGTCCGGGCCATGAAAAAAGATATCCGGGAGATTAACCGGGAGGCCATGAATCTGCTCTGCCGCTATGGCTGGCCCGGCAACGTGCGGGAACTGGAAAACGTCATTGAGCGGGCGGTGGCCCTTGAAAACGGCACCACCCTGACCCCGGAAGACCTGCCGGACGATCTCCGCAGTCTCTCCGCTGAGACATACCGGCAAAATGATGCGGCTATCCCCTCCCTGGAGGAACAGGAAAAACGCTATATTCAGTGGGTGATGGAAAAATGCGGCGGAAACAAGACCCAGGCCGCCAGGGTCATGGGGATTGCGCGGGTCTCCCTCTGGCGGAAACTCAAACGCTACGGGCTGGAGACCCCGGCCTCATGA
- a CDS encoding AAA family ATPase: MEFEKIVEEIGRVILGKEEQIRLALTCLFAGGHLLIEDRPGIGKTTLAKVLSKSLGLKFCRIQFTSDMLPGDILGGSVFEQKTASFVFHRGPVFTQVLLADEINRATPRTQSALLEAMEERQVTTEGETRPLEKPFFVIATQNPLEQAGTFPLPESQLDRFLMRISLGYPDRKAERLLLKGEGAARLIERLAAGITVPAVLAVQEQAAQIHVSDAFLEYVQDILDFTRTSAHFQMGLSPRAGLALLRAARAWAMIRGRDYVLPEDLQKIMPWVVGHRLRSRENLGEIPRERLESLLLEVPVP; this comes from the coding sequence ATGGAATTTGAAAAAATTGTTGAGGAGATCGGACGGGTGATTCTGGGCAAGGAGGAGCAGATCCGCCTGGCCCTGACATGCCTGTTTGCGGGGGGCCACCTGCTGATCGAAGACCGTCCCGGTATCGGAAAGACGACCCTGGCCAAGGTGCTGTCCAAATCGCTGGGGCTGAAATTCTGCCGGATTCAGTTCACCAGCGACATGCTGCCCGGGGACATCCTGGGGGGCTCCGTCTTTGAGCAGAAAACCGCCTCATTTGTCTTCCACCGGGGACCGGTGTTTACCCAGGTGCTTCTGGCGGATGAGATCAACCGGGCCACCCCCAGGACCCAGAGCGCCCTGCTGGAGGCAATGGAGGAGCGGCAGGTCACCACAGAGGGGGAGACCCGGCCCCTGGAAAAGCCCTTTTTCGTTATCGCCACCCAGAATCCCCTGGAGCAGGCAGGCACCTTTCCCCTGCCGGAATCCCAGCTGGACCGCTTTCTCATGCGCATCTCCCTCGGATATCCTGACCGGAAGGCCGAACGTCTCCTGCTGAAAGGCGAGGGGGCGGCGCGGCTGATTGAGCGTCTGGCGGCGGGCATCACCGTTCCGGCAGTACTGGCGGTCCAGGAACAGGCCGCACAGATCCATGTTTCGGACGCATTTCTGGAATACGTTCAGGACATTCTGGATTTCACCCGCACATCGGCCCACTTTCAGATGGGCCTCTCCCCCAGAGCCGGTCTGGCCCTGCTGCGGGCTGCCCGCGCCTGGGCAATGATCCGGGGGCGCGATTATGTGCTTCCCGAGGATTTGCAGAAAATCATGCCCTGGGTTGTGGGCCACCGGCTGCGCTCGCGGGAGAACCTGGGGGAAATTCCCCGTGAACGCCTCGAAAGCCTGCTGCTGGAAGTCCCCGTCCCATGA
- a CDS encoding NADH:flavin oxidoreductase, translated as MSNLFESSQISGMTLANRFVRSATWEGMAADDGAVTPGLTDTMTDLARGGVGLIITGHAFVRPEGQAGPWQLGVYKDELVGGLREMSAAVHDCGGKIVMQLAHAGHFAAEKLTGQPPMVASDSEGLAQSPRREMTTDDIRALVTAFGTAARRAKAAGFDGVQIHSAHGYLLSQFLSPAFNRRQDEYGGHIRNRARIHLEVLRAIRKAVGDDFPVMIKMNCRDFAEGGLTLEDSLAAARMLAAAGLDAIELSGGLLTGGRLSPSRMGIKSPDREAYFREEARAFKAEISIPLILVGGMRSFEVAGQMVEEGRADYISMCRPLIREPDLIRRWKSGDRRRAECISDNQCFKPGMEGKGVYCVTRERGKRR; from the coding sequence ATGAGCAACCTGTTTGAAAGCAGTCAGATCAGCGGCATGACACTGGCGAACCGGTTTGTCCGGTCGGCAACATGGGAGGGCATGGCGGCCGATGACGGCGCGGTCACGCCCGGACTGACTGACACCATGACGGATCTGGCCAGAGGCGGTGTGGGACTGATCATTACCGGCCATGCCTTTGTCCGGCCCGAAGGCCAGGCCGGTCCCTGGCAGCTTGGCGTTTACAAAGACGAACTCGTGGGCGGGCTGAGGGAGATGAGCGCAGCGGTCCATGACTGCGGCGGCAAAATTGTCATGCAGCTGGCCCATGCCGGACATTTTGCCGCAGAAAAGCTGACCGGCCAGCCGCCCATGGTGGCCTCGGATTCTGAGGGGCTGGCCCAATCGCCCCGCAGGGAGATGACCACCGATGATATCCGGGCGCTTGTCACCGCCTTCGGCACGGCTGCACGGCGGGCCAAAGCCGCCGGATTCGACGGCGTTCAGATTCACTCGGCCCACGGCTATCTGCTCAGCCAGTTTCTCTCCCCGGCTTTCAACCGCCGTCAGGATGAATACGGCGGCCATATCCGCAACCGGGCCAGAATCCATCTCGAAGTACTCCGTGCCATCCGAAAGGCCGTGGGCGACGACTTCCCGGTTATGATCAAGATGAACTGCCGGGATTTTGCCGAGGGCGGCCTGACCCTTGAGGATTCACTTGCGGCCGCGCGGATGCTGGCCGCCGCCGGGCTGGACGCCATCGAACTGAGCGGCGGCCTGCTCACCGGCGGCAGGCTGTCGCCGTCCAGGATGGGGATCAAATCCCCGGACAGAGAAGCCTATTTCCGGGAAGAGGCCCGCGCCTTTAAAGCGGAGATCAGTATCCCGCTGATCCTGGTGGGCGGAATGCGCTCTTTTGAGGTGGCCGGACAGATGGTGGAAGAGGGGCGCGCGGATTACATCTCCATGTGCAGGCCGCTCATCAGAGAACCGGATCTGATCCGCCGATGGAAATCCGGGGACCGGCGCAGGGCCGAATGCATCTCCGACAACCAGTGTTTTAAGCCGGGGATGGAAGGCAAAGGGGTTTATTGTGTGACCCGGGAACGCGGAAAGAGGAGATAA
- a CDS encoding DUF58 domain-containing protein, with the protein MTLRAGVSRLFRTARPVPLPCILDRKRIYILPTRHGVAFIIILLGMLVGSANYNNNLCFLLTFLLGSMTFVSILHTHRNLMGIRVESAAPQPVFAGETAEFRLRIHAADAERISVMFELAGGPRTCRNLGAEKAAPVSVRIPAPQRGVLQAGPLTIATCYPLGLFRAWSRLDLRLNCPVYPAPIRGPFESAEGDSPDQEDAGRRTVAGVDDFEGLKGYQPGDAIRHIFWKAWAKGQGLQIKSFVGQTGGTVLLDWHLLRDGDTERRLSRLCGMVLKAEDLGMAYGLKLPDRTVDMGKGAAHMHNCLRALALFGIRGHDR; encoded by the coding sequence ATGACCCTGCGTGCAGGTGTCAGCCGTCTTTTCCGCACCGCCCGACCGGTCCCCCTCCCCTGCATTCTGGACCGGAAGCGAATCTATATTCTGCCGACCCGCCACGGCGTGGCCTTCATCATCATTCTGCTGGGGATGCTGGTGGGATCGGCCAACTATAACAATAACCTCTGCTTCCTGCTGACCTTTCTCCTGGGCAGCATGACCTTTGTGTCAATTTTACATACCCATCGGAATCTGATGGGGATCCGGGTTGAATCTGCCGCGCCTCAGCCGGTCTTTGCCGGTGAAACCGCCGAGTTCCGGCTGCGCATCCATGCCGCCGATGCCGAACGGATATCGGTAATGTTTGAGCTGGCCGGCGGCCCGCGCACCTGCCGAAACCTGGGCGCTGAAAAGGCCGCACCGGTTTCCGTCAGGATTCCCGCGCCGCAGCGGGGAGTGCTTCAGGCCGGACCGCTGACGATCGCCACCTGCTATCCCCTGGGACTCTTCCGGGCCTGGTCCCGGCTTGACCTCCGCCTGAACTGCCCGGTCTATCCGGCCCCGATCCGGGGCCCGTTTGAATCTGCCGAGGGCGACAGCCCGGATCAGGAGGATGCCGGTCGGCGGACCGTGGCCGGGGTGGATGATTTTGAGGGGCTGAAGGGCTATCAGCCGGGCGACGCCATCCGGCACATTTTCTGGAAGGCCTGGGCCAAAGGCCAGGGCCTGCAGATCAAGTCGTTTGTGGGCCAGACCGGGGGAACGGTACTGCTGGACTGGCATCTCCTGCGGGACGGAGACACGGAACGCAGGCTCTCCCGCCTCTGCGGCATGGTTTTAAAGGCCGAGGATCTCGGTATGGCATACGGTCTGAAACTTCCCGACCGCACCGTTGACATGGGAAAGGGGGCGGCCCACATGCACAACTGTCTCAGGGCGCTGGCCCTTTTCGGCATACGGGGGCATGATCGGTGA